The Ahaetulla prasina isolate Xishuangbanna chromosome 4, ASM2864084v1, whole genome shotgun sequence genome has a window encoding:
- the LOC131197566 gene encoding asialoglycoprotein receptor 1-like has translation MEVSEPPTTPKTYENFQSADVEKEYEAHFEKDFPLSKSFPQRLCPTSRLILGLMVFCAVLILSVSILGIQGIRFSKSLQGTQKGVQNITQTIQQGVTNLKAKRSSTRLSLAELEKTLQQENDTLLKVMKLYQMQLETLELNSRALRCEIVEMKSNGSKSGCCPRGWLTFRSSCYWTTRSRKTWQGAKKDCEDKKAHLVIFNSADEKAFVTTHKQGSNTWIGLTDSSGDWKWVDGSAYTVDPEDWAEGQPDHWYGHGAGGGEDCAHMREDSLWNDNICSRMFTWVCEMQLGI, from the exons ATGGAAGTCTCCGAGCCCCCCACGACGCCCAAGACCTACGAGAACTTCCAGTCTGCAGATGTGGAGAAGGAATACGAAGCACACTTTGAAAAAG ACTTCCCGTTGTCGAAGTCGTTCCCCCAGCGCCTCTGTCCCACCAGCCGGCTCATTCTGGGGTTGATGGTCTTCTGTGCCGTTCTGATCCTCTCGGTCAGCATCCTGGGCATTCAAG GCATCCGGTTCAGCAAAAGTCTCCAGGGGACCCAGAAGGGCGTGCAGAATATTACCCAGACGATCCAACAGGGGGTCACCAACCTCAAGGCCAAAA GGAGCAGCACCCGGTTGAGTCTGGCTGAGCTGGAGAAAACTTTGCAACAGGAGAACGATACGCTGTTGAAAG tgatgaaactgtATCAGATGCAGCTGGAGACCCTAGAACTTAATTCCAGAGCTTTGCGTTGTGAAATTGTCGAAATGAAGAGCAACg gGAGCAAAAGTGGCTGCTGCCCCCGAGGCTGGCTGACCTTTCGCTCCAGCTGCTACTGGACCACGCGGTCCAGAAAAACCTGGCAGGGGGCCAAAAAAGACTGCGAAGATAAGAAAGCTCACCTGGTCATCTTCAACTCCGCCGATGAGAAA GCCTTTGTGACGACCCACAAACAGGGAAGTAACACCTGGATTGGCTTGACCGACTCCAGCGGGGATTGGAAGTGGGTGGACGGATCGGCCTACACCGTGGACCCAGA GGACTGGGCTGAAGGCCAGCCAGACCACTGGTACGGCCATGGCGCTGGGGGCGGGGAGGACTGCGCCCACATGAGGGAGGACAGCCTTTGGAACGACAACATCTGTTCCCGCATGTTCACCTGGGTGTGCGAGATGCAGCTGGGCATCTGA
- the LOC131196878 gene encoding thialysine N-epsilon-acetyltransferase-like: protein MKQYRNREGSSEGAQLDHLIKLQELAAFENLSQQVEITEEGGLLSFAPSQELAAFENLSQQVEITEEGLCEDGFGQDPFYKCVVAELPPECRSKEGHTVIGYGLYYFTYSTWKGRNVYTEDLYVMPEFRGKGVGRKLLREIAKIALEKGCTQMRLGVLDWNRPAIDFYFRRGAVDLTAAEGWHSFRFEAEALKQLALGEGGTGAGLGSSKP, encoded by the exons ATGAAACAATATAGAAACAGGGAAGGGTCTTCAGAGGGAGCCCAGCTGGACCACCTGATAAAATTACAG GAATTGGCAGCCTTTGAAAACCTCTCCCAGCAGGTCGAGATCACGGAGGAAG GGGGTCTTCTCTCTTTTGCCCCCTCCCAGGAATTGGCAGCCTTTGAAAACCTCTCCCAGCAGGTCGAGATCACGGAGGAAG GGCTGTGCGAAGATGGCTTCGGTCAAGACCCCTTCTACAAATGTGTGGTGGCTGAGCTGCCCCCTGAATGCCGGAGCAAAGAGG gCCACACCGTCATAGGTTATGGCCTCTATTACTTTACCTACAGCACCTGGAAAGGCAGGAACGTCTACACGGAAGACCTGTACGTGATGCCAGAATTTCGGG GGAAAGGAGTCGGAAGGAAGCTCTTGAGGGAGATCGCAAAG ATTGCCTTGGAGAAAGGCTGCACCCAAATGAGGCTGGGGGTGCTGGACTGGAACCGCCCGGCCATCGATTTCTACTTCCGGCGAGGGGCGGTGGACTTGACGGCCGCTGAGGGCTGGCACTCCTTCCGGTTTGAAGCCGAGGCCCTGAAGCAGCTGGCCCTGGGCGAGGGGGGCACAGGAGCCGGGCTGGGGTCTTCGAAGCCGTAG